From one Lotus japonicus ecotype B-129 chromosome 3, LjGifu_v1.2 genomic stretch:
- the LOC130743766 gene encoding uncharacterized protein LOC130743766 translates to MNRLWLNPSLYGLKLPFSMDMVLMDDKGCKIHATVRKTLIYRFQSLLSEGSVYQISFFGVGESGRDFRPTSHQLKINFDIHTFVRLVPNKAINLSPYCFVPLSDIMFKDLDMSFLIGKTSLQNVYGATRVLFNSLIQEAAPLRARFLESNDPAAHVISPLQDSAKKSTPEDDFLKQSDGTIEQLKDLAERVWIGITLRESIARRYILLTEATALLNKSCANLLETIIWC, encoded by the exons ATGAACCGTTTATGGCTAAACCCTAGCTTATATGGTTTGaagcttccattttccatggacatgGTTCTTATGGACGACAAG GGTTGTAAGATTCACGCTACGGTTAGGAAGACTCTTATTTACCGATTTCAATCTTTGCTGAGTGAAGGAAGTGTATATCAGATTTCGttctttggtgttggtgaaagtGGTCGTGATTTCCGTCCAACCTCGCATCAATTaaagatcaactttgatataCATACTTTTGTACGATTGGTTCCGAACAAGGCTATCAACTTAAGCCCTTACTGTTTTGTGCCACTTTCTGACATAATGTTTAAGGACCTTGATATGTCTTTCCTTATAG GTAAGACAAGCCTCCAAAATGTTTATGGAGCTACAAGGGTTCTCTTTAATTCTCTCATACAAGAAGCTGCTCCTCTCCGAGCTCG GTTCTTGGAGTCAAATGATCCTGCTGCACATGTCATTAGCCCGCTTCAAGACTCGGCAAAAAAATCTACTCCTGAAGATGATTTCCTAAAACAGAGTGATGGGACCATCGAGCAACTCAAAGATCTTGCTGAG AGGGTATGGATTGGTATTACCCTGCGTGAAAGTATAGCAAGAAGGTATATCCTGCTAACG GAGGCTACTGCTCTACTAAACAAATCCTGTGCAAATCTGCTTGAAACtattatat GGTGCTGA